Proteins encoded by one window of Myxocyprinus asiaticus isolate MX2 ecotype Aquarium Trade chromosome 35, UBuf_Myxa_2, whole genome shotgun sequence:
- the LOC127426059 gene encoding aflatoxin B1 aldehyde reductase member 2-like, translating to MFSTFTPLPQFTHVLRPDFYCQFIMLCSAARVGLCAVHCRFLTGLKTSHFKQLHNMSHFKLPVTLLGSMAFGGRVPERANGAVRIATKANPWDGKTLKPESVRNQLQTSLKKLHIQCVDLFYLHAPDHQNPIQDTLQACSELYKEWASHWEVSL from the exons ATGTTCAGCACTTTTACCCCGCTCCCTCAGTTCACGCATGTCCTTCGCCCCGATTTTTACTGCCAGTTTATCATGCTGTGCTCTGCTGCCAGAGTAGGGCTGTGTGCAGTTCACTGTAGATTTCTTACCGGGCTCAAAACCTCACACTTTAAACAACTCCACAACATGTCTCACTTTAAACTCCCCGTGACTCTGCTGGGCTCCATGGCGTTTGGTGGACGCGTACCTGAGCGCGCGAATGGTGCAG TTAGAATTGCCACTAAAGCAAACCCCTGGGATGGCAAGACACTCAAACCTGAAAGTGTTCGTAATCAGCTGCAAACTTCTCTGAAGAAACTGCATATTCAGTGTGTGGATCTCTTTTACCTGCACGCCCCAGACCACCAAAACCCCATTCAAGACACATTACAGGCCTGCAGTGAACTCTATAAAGAG TGGGCTTCTCACTGGGAAGTATCACTATGA
- the LOC127426040 gene encoding mRNA turnover protein 4 homolog, whose translation MPKSKRDKKVSLTKTTKKGLESKQNLIEELRKCVDIYRYVFVFSVNNMRNNKLKDIRTAWKHSRFFLGKNKVMMIALGKGPTDEYKDNLHKVSRFLKGEVGVLFTNKTKDEVQEYFSNFKEMDYARSGNIATMAVTLDEGPLEQFPHSMEPQLRQLGLPTALKKGVVTLIKDFEVCKEGDTLTPEQARILKLFGIEMAEFKLSIKCMWNSESGDFEKLMEGDDEEETRKEEEDLEEDDGEGSE comes from the exons ATGCCGAAATCCAAGAGAGACAAGAAAG TGTCTTTAACCAAAACAACCAAGAAAGGGTTGGAATCCAAACAAAACCTGATTGAAGAG CTGCGGAAATGTGTAGACATCTACAGATACGTGTTTGTGTTCTCagtaaacaacatgagaaacaacAAACTAAAAGACATCAGGACGGCCTGGAAACACAGCAG GTTTTTCTTAGGTAAGAACAAGGTCATGATGATCGCGTTAGGAAAAGGACCAACAGATGAATACAAAGATAATCTGCACAAG GTTAGCAGGTTTCTTAAAGGAGAAGTCGGCGTGCTATTCACAAACAAAACCAAAGATGAGGTGCAAGA GTATTTCAGTAACTTTAAAGAGATGGATTACGCACGTTCCGGTAACATAGCAACCATGGCAGTGACGCTGGATGAGGGACCACTGGAACAGTTTCCACATTCAATGGAACCTCAACTGAGACAGCTCGGCCTTCCAACGGCTTTAAAGAAAG GTGTGGTCACGCTAATAAAGGATTTTGAAGTGTGTAAAGAGGGAGACACACTCACTCCTGAACAGGCTCGAATTCTG AAACTCTTCGGAATCGAGATGGCGGAATTCAAACTGTCGATTAAGTGCATGTGGAACTCCGAGTCCGGCGACTTCGAAAAGCTGATGGAGGGTGACGATGAGGAAGAAACCAGGAAAGAGGAAGAAGACTTGGAGGAAGATGATGGAGAAGGAAGTGAATAA